From a region of the Actinopolymorpha singaporensis genome:
- a CDS encoding MarR family winged helix-turn-helix transcriptional regulator gives MKDDEPSVERAVRAIVRLARLLERADAGLSLAQFRILELVSRGTERSTHIATRLATSKPAITVVVEGLVAAGLLTRRGEPGDRRVVRLALTTEGREALAQAEIAYGDRLRPLLAEISAPDALLGQLAEVDDAMDARWARHSPSAKDQAPKATAAKEAAAAKEPTDLQTPPSPEAEVPATR, from the coding sequence GTGAAAGATGACGAACCTTCGGTCGAGCGTGCCGTGCGAGCCATCGTCCGGTTGGCGCGGTTGCTGGAGCGTGCCGACGCGGGGCTGAGCCTGGCGCAGTTCCGGATCCTGGAGCTGGTCTCCCGGGGCACCGAGCGCTCCACCCACATCGCGACCCGCCTCGCCACCAGCAAGCCCGCGATCACCGTCGTCGTCGAAGGACTGGTCGCCGCCGGGCTGCTGACCCGGCGCGGGGAACCCGGTGACCGCCGCGTCGTACGCCTCGCCCTCACCACGGAGGGACGGGAAGCGCTTGCTCAAGCCGAGATCGCCTACGGCGACCGGTTGCGCCCGCTGCTGGCGGAGATCTCCGCCCCGGACGCACTCCTCGGCCAGCTCGCCGAGGTCGACGACGCGATGGACGCGCGCTGGGCCCGGCACTCCCCCTCCGCGAAGGACCAGGCCCCGAAAGCCACAGCGGCGAAGGAAGCCGCCGCCGCGAAGGAACCCACAGACCTCCAGACCCCACCGTCGCCGGAAGCCGAGGTGCCCGCCACCAGATGA
- a CDS encoding nuclear transport factor 2 family protein: MTLTTEDRLAIHELLALHGHLVDDGALDRLGEVFTDDVGYDLTPMGGETLNGIQAIRASALDLGDRNPVAHLVTNVVVAEHDGEVTARSKFLGVRRDGSVGSGVYEDVVRRTPDGWRIAHRRVSLRREPPRP; this comes from the coding sequence ATGACCCTGACGACCGAGGACCGGCTCGCCATCCACGAACTCCTCGCCCTGCACGGCCATCTCGTCGACGACGGCGCACTGGACCGCCTCGGCGAGGTCTTCACCGACGACGTCGGCTACGACCTGACACCGATGGGCGGTGAGACCCTGAACGGCATACAGGCGATCCGCGCCTCCGCGCTCGACCTGGGCGATCGGAATCCCGTCGCGCATCTGGTGACCAACGTCGTCGTGGCCGAGCACGACGGCGAGGTGACGGCCCGCTCGAAGTTCCTCGGCGTACGGCGCGACGGATCCGTCGGCAGCGGGGTCTACGAGGACGTGGTGCGGCGTACGCCGGACGGCTGGCGCATCGCCCACCGCCGGGTGTCGCTGCGCCGCGAACCCCCGCGGCCCTGA
- a CDS encoding GNAT family N-acetyltransferase — MTEGPELTTERLLLRRWRESDRAPFAAMNADPAVMEHFVNPLSEADSDAFVDRMEAGFERDGFGLWAVEVRETGDFIGLTGLSPVGFDAPFVPAVEVGWRLAHHAWGRGYAPEAARAALTFAFETVGLTEVVSFTAPVNERSQSVMRKIGMRRDPDGDFDHPRVPEGHPIRWHVLWRITVDDWRTA; from the coding sequence GTGACCGAGGGACCTGAGCTGACCACCGAGCGACTGCTGCTGCGCAGGTGGCGGGAAAGTGACCGTGCGCCGTTCGCGGCGATGAACGCCGACCCGGCCGTGATGGAACACTTCGTCAATCCGTTGAGCGAGGCCGACAGCGACGCCTTCGTCGACCGGATGGAGGCCGGCTTCGAGCGGGACGGCTTCGGCCTGTGGGCAGTGGAGGTCCGCGAGACCGGCGACTTCATCGGGCTCACCGGGCTGTCCCCGGTGGGTTTCGACGCGCCGTTCGTCCCGGCGGTGGAGGTCGGCTGGCGGCTCGCCCACCATGCGTGGGGTCGCGGGTACGCACCCGAAGCCGCCAGGGCGGCGCTCACATTCGCCTTCGAGACGGTCGGCCTGACCGAGGTGGTGTCGTTCACCGCGCCGGTCAACGAACGTTCGCAGTCGGTGATGCGCAAGATCGGCATGCGCCGGGACCCGGACGGCGATTTCGACCACCCGCGCGTTCCGGAGGGGCACCCGATCCGTTGGCACGTGCTGTGGCGGATCACCGTGGACGACTGGCGTACGGCGTGA
- a CDS encoding glycoside hydrolase domain-containing protein, with translation MPRSLASILTPTPPRRHLLAVCTVLALLFGTIAGSAAAHVPTATAATAHLAPTGATSAHAATSRVPATEAAAARTAPGQRDYVSLVDPWVEADIARYFFFQSASNPFGFVKLRPDTSTNSSGGTGYRTTEHEVKGFSHIHDWQFSGVQVMPTSGASVPKTEGDTGWQSHVEHDTTEVAEPGYHKVRLDRYDVDAELTVTDRVGMHRYTFGRAGQSEIIVNLGGLLGEAVMKDAHVTKVNDHEIEGYVDQHGGAYAEHDTRLFFVISFDRAFDSMRGWADGSLARGGAPLEELSGDNMGVYVRYNQLSAGDVVQLKVALSLTGTAGARKNLRAELPGWSFDEVKNASQRHWNDMLGRIDVGGGTHQQQVKFYTDLFHVLCGRSVVSDVDGKYMDDTWNHNSVRQIPLGDDGRPDFAMYNYDALWLTQWNLNSVLGLAYPEIYSSFVKSQLRMYEDGGLLPRGPVAGNDSLIMTGSPVTSFIVGAWNKGIRDFDPQLAYRAMMDAQSVGGLFDKGALEYSGWSGAGGIRSYLDRGYVPYRSGAGLNGGAGQTLEYAFQDWTLAQFARELGEKGVNVAQYAKVRASTQASDADYAAERAIDGRPIRSGGKDGRNVEWASAGEQHPWVELRWDRPRTLRTIVLSDRANPDANVNSGRLTFSDGSSLDVADVPDDGEPLRVDVGGRKASWVRFEAMGGSGPSAGPGVGLNDIEAWDDTDAYTYLRERSSNWRNLFDAATGFIRPKNADGTFLADFDPLSPSDFVEANSWQATWFTSHDVMGLANLMGGETAYADRLNYAFERSRPANFIGVYGQGYVSYGNQPGLQVAHLFNYVGKPWLTQYWVRQVKEHTYGATSTTDGYGHHDEDQGQMGAISALMAMGLFEVTGGGHADPVYDITSPVFDEITITLNQKYYKGKRFRILTHGNSADHPYIQQAKLDDRLLTSSWFRHSQLADGGTLELWLGATPDKRWGTGKLPPSESPSQGKRPTYATGIAIEGPDSIREPYGKVRYDAVFTPENTTWQRTYWKVTELDGSPTDKAEIDQDGLLTVNRRDGQVLVTATNSDSGPTIRAWRKVTLDLDVGLLRGNAARWPGVTATASSEYSDGYRADKVRDGVIGSKDGGDWASRGEREPWVQLDWDKPIRADRIVLYDRPGDDDANAGTLTFSDGSTIPVSGLPVGGGPKTVTFEQKTFTWVRFQIRGGTGLNPGMSEIEVYAVPSAPDAPRDVSVERSGTQASVSWRPPAFDGGAPITGYVVRAYRGGQVTDTVEVPETANEAVVTGLSDPKAYDFTVAARNLVGTGPERGEPVLATGIEIAGPREVAQPYGSVRFTAEFTPADTTRKEATWAVTEPDGSPTDKAEIDQDGLLTVNHRDGDLLVRATAADEGHVSATAAVTIALDPELARANAARWPGVTATASSRYDANYGPARVHDGFGAGSGEWASAGEQNPWVQLAWAQPVLADRITLYDRPGVDDANGGTLSFSDGSTVRVSDLPGDGKPLAVDFAARTFTWVRFQVEGGSGPNVGLAEFEVSARPSVPTVPLDVTATPAAGTEGAATVSWVPPAFDGGTPLTGYVVTPYRDGTALDPVRVEAGVESARVPGLAAGQAYEFTVAATNVVGTGPASARTDPVVIPAGTAVASVSREPAVRETADRETAARETTGRVLAFGHSYVAGLGASRPDRAWPAIVAAQTCRPLTNRAVSSSLSAQTEEQFLLAAPDLRPTDVVVVETGINDVRLYGSDPQRLSEYRSHLRSIVSHARTAETGRPVPVVLVADPGIAPTAWDQYAPYDKGSQEVADAYAQVVLDVAREFPNAHAVDVRGTWSASRHIAADGVHPNDAGHALIAGAAQAALDGQDLGLCLPVRRIEIAGPDVIAEPYSSVRLTATFSPERSLHKAVWAVTEPGGPPTDKASVDADGVLTVRDRDGDVLVSATATDGSGVRATKRIRLALDVGLLRGNAARWPGVTATASSSYNDNYGPDKVRDGVVGSPDAGDWASAGEQNPWVRLSWERAVTADRIVLHDRAGIDDVHGGTLTFDDGSTVAVRDVPPDGAAATVTFAPKTFRWVRFQVEGGSGPNVGLAEFEVYALPSPPDAPTQVSAAADARSATVTWRPPAFDGGAPLTGYVVTPYRDGTALDPATVAADVTETTVPGLSAGVAYTFTVAATNLLGTGPASSPTAPVTPS, from the coding sequence ATGCCGCGCTCACTCGCCTCGATCCTCACGCCGACTCCCCCGCGTCGGCACCTGCTCGCCGTGTGCACCGTGCTCGCCCTCCTCTTCGGCACCATCGCCGGCTCCGCGGCCGCACACGTCCCGACCGCGACGGCCGCGACCGCGCACCTCGCGCCCACCGGCGCCACGTCCGCGCACGCCGCGACCAGCCGCGTCCCCGCCACCGAGGCGGCGGCCGCCCGGACCGCGCCGGGCCAACGCGACTACGTGAGCCTGGTCGACCCGTGGGTCGAGGCCGACATCGCCCGCTACTTCTTCTTCCAGTCCGCGAGCAACCCGTTCGGCTTCGTGAAGCTGCGCCCGGACACCAGCACGAACAGCAGCGGCGGCACCGGCTACCGAACCACCGAGCACGAGGTCAAGGGCTTCAGCCACATCCACGACTGGCAGTTCTCCGGTGTCCAGGTGATGCCGACCTCGGGTGCGAGCGTGCCGAAGACCGAGGGTGACACCGGCTGGCAGTCGCATGTGGAACACGACACGACCGAGGTCGCCGAACCCGGCTACCACAAGGTCCGTCTGGACCGGTACGACGTGGACGCCGAGCTCACCGTCACCGACCGGGTGGGCATGCACCGGTACACGTTCGGCCGGGCCGGGCAGAGCGAGATCATCGTCAACCTCGGCGGCCTGCTGGGCGAGGCGGTGATGAAGGACGCCCATGTGACCAAGGTGAACGACCACGAGATCGAGGGATACGTCGACCAGCACGGCGGCGCCTACGCGGAGCACGACACCCGGCTGTTCTTCGTGATCTCCTTCGACCGGGCGTTCGACTCCATGCGGGGGTGGGCGGACGGCAGCCTGGCCCGTGGCGGCGCTCCGCTCGAGGAGCTATCCGGCGACAACATGGGTGTGTACGTCCGGTACAACCAGCTCTCGGCGGGCGACGTGGTGCAGCTGAAGGTGGCGCTGTCGCTGACCGGCACCGCCGGTGCGCGGAAGAACCTCCGGGCCGAGCTCCCGGGCTGGTCGTTCGACGAGGTGAAGAACGCCTCCCAGCGGCACTGGAACGACATGCTGGGCCGGATCGACGTCGGGGGCGGCACCCACCAGCAGCAGGTCAAGTTCTACACCGACCTGTTCCACGTACTGTGCGGGCGCAGCGTCGTCAGCGACGTCGACGGCAAGTACATGGACGACACCTGGAACCACAACTCGGTCAGGCAGATCCCGCTGGGTGACGACGGCCGGCCGGACTTCGCGATGTACAACTACGACGCGCTCTGGCTCACCCAGTGGAACCTCAACTCCGTCCTCGGCCTGGCCTACCCGGAAATCTACAGCAGCTTCGTCAAGTCGCAGTTGCGGATGTACGAGGACGGCGGGCTGCTCCCTCGCGGACCCGTCGCCGGCAACGACTCGCTGATCATGACGGGTTCACCCGTGACGTCGTTCATCGTCGGCGCGTGGAACAAGGGGATTCGCGACTTCGACCCCCAGCTCGCCTACCGCGCGATGATGGACGCCCAGTCGGTGGGCGGCCTGTTCGACAAGGGTGCCCTGGAGTACTCCGGGTGGAGCGGTGCGGGCGGAATCCGCAGCTACCTCGACCGCGGATACGTCCCGTACCGGTCCGGTGCCGGGCTCAACGGCGGGGCCGGTCAGACCCTGGAGTACGCCTTCCAGGACTGGACGTTGGCGCAGTTCGCCCGCGAGCTGGGTGAGAAGGGCGTGAACGTCGCACAGTACGCGAAGGTGCGCGCGTCCACGCAGGCCTCCGACGCCGACTACGCGGCCGAACGGGCGATCGACGGTCGCCCGATCCGCTCCGGCGGCAAGGACGGGCGCAACGTCGAGTGGGCGTCGGCCGGCGAGCAGCACCCGTGGGTCGAACTGCGCTGGGACCGGCCCCGGACGTTGCGCACGATCGTGCTGAGCGACCGGGCGAACCCGGACGCGAACGTGAACTCCGGGCGGTTGACGTTCAGCGACGGCAGTTCCCTCGACGTCGCCGACGTGCCGGACGACGGTGAGCCGCTTCGGGTGGACGTCGGTGGGCGGAAGGCGTCCTGGGTCCGGTTCGAGGCCATGGGCGGCTCGGGGCCGTCGGCCGGTCCGGGTGTCGGGCTGAACGACATCGAGGCGTGGGACGACACCGACGCCTACACCTACCTGCGGGAGCGTTCCAGCAACTGGCGCAACCTGTTCGACGCCGCCACCGGGTTCATCCGGCCGAAGAACGCCGACGGCACGTTCCTCGCCGACTTCGATCCGTTGAGCCCGAGCGACTTCGTGGAGGCGAACTCCTGGCAGGCGACGTGGTTCACCTCCCACGACGTCATGGGCCTGGCCAACCTGATGGGCGGGGAGACCGCGTACGCCGACCGACTCAACTACGCGTTCGAACGCTCCCGCCCGGCGAACTTCATCGGCGTCTACGGGCAGGGCTACGTGAGCTACGGCAACCAGCCAGGCCTGCAGGTCGCGCACCTGTTCAACTACGTCGGCAAGCCGTGGTTGACGCAGTACTGGGTGCGCCAGGTGAAGGAACACACGTATGGCGCGACCTCCACCACGGACGGGTACGGCCACCACGACGAGGACCAGGGTCAGATGGGTGCGATCAGCGCCCTGATGGCGATGGGGTTGTTCGAGGTGACCGGTGGCGGGCACGCCGATCCGGTGTACGACATCACCTCGCCGGTGTTCGACGAGATCACCATCACGCTGAACCAGAAGTACTACAAGGGAAAGCGGTTCCGGATCCTCACCCACGGCAACAGCGCCGACCATCCCTACATCCAGCAGGCGAAGCTGGACGACCGCCTGCTCACGTCGTCGTGGTTCCGGCACAGTCAACTCGCCGACGGCGGCACGCTCGAGCTCTGGCTGGGGGCGACTCCCGACAAGCGGTGGGGCACGGGCAAGCTCCCCCCGTCGGAGTCACCGTCGCAGGGAAAGCGGCCGACCTACGCGACCGGCATCGCGATCGAGGGGCCGGACTCCATCCGGGAGCCCTACGGAAAGGTGCGCTACGACGCGGTGTTCACCCCCGAGAACACCACCTGGCAGCGGACGTACTGGAAGGTGACCGAACTGGACGGCTCACCCACCGACAAGGCCGAGATCGACCAGGACGGTCTGCTCACGGTCAACCGCCGCGACGGCCAGGTGCTGGTCACCGCGACGAACTCCGACAGCGGGCCCACGATCCGCGCGTGGAGGAAGGTGACGCTCGACCTGGACGTCGGACTGCTGCGTGGCAACGCGGCACGGTGGCCGGGAGTGACCGCGACCGCGTCGTCGGAGTACAGCGACGGCTACCGGGCCGACAAGGTGCGCGACGGCGTGATCGGCTCCAAGGACGGCGGTGACTGGGCCTCGCGCGGCGAGCGCGAGCCGTGGGTGCAGCTGGACTGGGACAAACCGATCCGCGCGGACCGGATCGTTCTCTACGACCGGCCGGGCGACGACGACGCCAATGCCGGCACGCTGACGTTCAGCGACGGCAGCACCATCCCGGTGTCGGGCCTGCCCGTCGGTGGCGGGCCGAAGACGGTGACGTTCGAGCAGAAGACGTTCACCTGGGTACGTTTCCAGATCCGGGGCGGCACCGGGCTCAACCCGGGCATGTCCGAGATCGAGGTGTACGCCGTGCCCTCCGCGCCGGACGCGCCGAGGGACGTCTCGGTCGAGCGCTCGGGAACGCAGGCGAGCGTCTCGTGGCGGCCGCCGGCCTTCGACGGCGGCGCGCCGATCACCGGCTACGTCGTGCGGGCCTACCGCGGCGGGCAGGTCACCGACACCGTGGAGGTGCCCGAGACCGCGAACGAGGCGGTGGTGACCGGACTGTCCGACCCGAAGGCGTACGACTTCACCGTGGCGGCCCGCAACCTCGTCGGCACCGGACCCGAACGCGGTGAGCCCGTCCTTGCCACGGGTATCGAGATCGCCGGCCCCAGGGAGGTGGCCCAGCCGTACGGCTCGGTGCGGTTCACTGCTGAGTTCACCCCCGCCGACACCACCCGGAAGGAAGCCACCTGGGCGGTCACCGAACCGGACGGGTCGCCCACCGACAAGGCCGAGATCGACCAGGACGGTCTGCTCACCGTCAATCACCGCGACGGCGACCTGCTCGTCCGGGCCACCGCGGCGGACGAGGGCCACGTCAGCGCCACCGCCGCCGTGACCATCGCACTCGACCCGGAGCTCGCCCGCGCCAACGCCGCCCGGTGGCCGGGCGTCACCGCAACCGCCTCGTCGCGGTACGACGCGAACTACGGTCCCGCCCGGGTGCACGACGGATTCGGCGCGGGCTCCGGAGAGTGGGCCTCCGCCGGTGAACAGAACCCCTGGGTGCAACTGGCATGGGCGCAACCTGTCCTTGCCGACCGGATCACGTTGTACGACCGGCCCGGGGTCGACGACGCGAACGGCGGCACGTTGAGCTTCAGCGACGGAAGCACCGTGCGGGTCAGTGACCTGCCCGGCGACGGGAAGCCGCTGGCGGTGGACTTCGCGGCAAGGACGTTCACCTGGGTGCGGTTCCAGGTCGAGGGTGGATCCGGCCCCAACGTGGGCCTGGCCGAGTTCGAGGTCTCCGCCCGGCCGTCGGTGCCGACCGTCCCGCTCGACGTGACCGCCACTCCCGCCGCGGGCACGGAGGGCGCGGCCACGGTCTCGTGGGTGCCGCCCGCGTTCGACGGCGGCACGCCGCTGACCGGTTACGTCGTCACGCCCTACCGCGACGGCACCGCACTGGACCCGGTGCGGGTGGAGGCGGGAGTGGAGAGCGCCCGCGTGCCCGGCCTGGCCGCCGGTCAGGCGTACGAGTTCACGGTGGCGGCCACGAACGTCGTCGGCACCGGTCCCGCGTCCGCCCGCACCGACCCGGTCGTGATCCCTGCCGGCACGGCCGTCGCGTCGGTGAGCCGGGAGCCGGCTGTCCGGGAGACGGCTGACCGGGAGACGGCTGCTCGGGAGACGACCGGGCGGGTGCTGGCCTTCGGCCACTCCTACGTCGCCGGTCTGGGCGCGTCCCGGCCGGACCGGGCCTGGCCGGCGATCGTGGCGGCGCAGACCTGCCGCCCGTTGACCAACCGGGCCGTCTCCAGCAGCCTCTCCGCCCAGACCGAGGAGCAGTTCCTGCTGGCGGCACCGGACCTCCGGCCCACCGATGTGGTCGTGGTGGAGACCGGCATCAACGACGTCCGGTTGTACGGATCCGACCCCCAGCGGCTGAGCGAGTATCGCAGCCACCTGCGGTCGATCGTGTCCCACGCACGCACGGCGGAGACCGGACGGCCCGTCCCGGTGGTGTTGGTGGCCGATCCCGGGATCGCTCCCACCGCCTGGGACCAGTACGCGCCGTACGACAAGGGCAGCCAGGAGGTCGCCGACGCATACGCGCAAGTCGTGCTTGACGTGGCGCGGGAGTTCCCGAACGCGCACGCGGTGGACGTACGCGGCACGTGGTCGGCGTCGCGGCACATCGCGGCGGACGGCGTACATCCCAACGACGCCGGTCACGCGCTGATCGCCGGCGCGGCGCAAGCCGCCCTTGACGGCCAGGATCTCGGCCTGTGCCTGCCCGTGCGACGCATCGAGATCGCCGGGCCGGACGTCATCGCCGAGCCCTACTCCTCGGTGCGGCTGACCGCAACCTTCAGCCCGGAACGCTCGCTGCACAAGGCCGTCTGGGCCGTCACCGAGCCCGGCGGCCCGCCGACCGACAAGGCCTCGGTCGACGCCGACGGCGTGCTGACCGTCCGGGACCGCGACGGCGACGTGCTCGTGTCGGCCACTGCCACCGACGGGTCCGGCGTGCGGGCGACGAAACGGATCCGACTGGCGCTCGACGTGGGACTGCTGCGCGGGAACGCCGCCCGCTGGCCGGGGGTGACCGCGACGGCCTCGTCCTCCTACAACGACAACTACGGGCCGGACAAGGTACGTGACGGCGTGGTCGGCAGCCCCGACGCGGGTGACTGGGCGTCGGCAGGCGAACAGAACCCGTGGGTGCGGCTGAGCTGGGAGAGAGCGGTCACCGCGGACCGGATCGTCCTGCACGACCGGGCCGGCATCGACGACGTGCACGGAGGGACGCTGACCTTCGACGACGGAAGCACCGTCGCGGTGCGCGACGTCCCGCCGGACGGCGCGGCCGCGACGGTGACGTTCGCCCCGAAGACCTTCAGGTGGGTACGTTTCCAGGTCGAGGGCGGGAGCGGTCCCAACGTGGGGCTGGCGGAGTTCGAGGTGTACGCGCTGCCCTCGCCACCGGACGCGCCCACACAGGTGTCGGCGGCAGCGGACGCACGCAGTGCCACGGTGACGTGGAGGCCGCCGGCGTTCGACGGCGGAGCTCCGCTGACCGGGTACGTCGTGACGCCCTACCGCGACGGCACCGCGCTGGATCCGGCAACCGTCGCCGCGGACGTCACCGAGACGACGGTGCCCGGCCTTTCCGCCGGTGTCGCGTACACCTTCACCGTCGCGGCCACGAACCTGCTCGGCACCGGCCCAGCCTCCTCCCCCACCGCCCCGGTGACCCCGAGCTGA
- a CDS encoding nitroreductase family deazaflavin-dependent oxidoreductase: MKVLDTPQPPSGLRRLFFRLPVHLYRAHLGRLLGGRFMLLTHTGRVSGRPRQVVIEAIEHDPRDGSYVGPSGYGRRSDWYRNVLVNPDVTVQVGGRVRAMTAAPLPPAEGGELMARYAARYPRLAPRLARFMGFEVDGSQGDYRAVGERISFVRFTPRHLSSPGDRGT; this comes from the coding sequence ATGAAGGTGCTCGACACACCGCAGCCGCCGAGCGGGCTGCGCCGGCTCTTCTTCCGGCTGCCCGTCCACCTCTACCGGGCCCACCTCGGTCGCCTGCTGGGCGGCAGGTTCATGCTGCTCACCCACACCGGCCGGGTGTCGGGCCGTCCTCGCCAGGTGGTGATCGAGGCGATCGAACATGACCCGCGCGACGGGAGCTACGTCGGCCCGTCGGGGTACGGCCGGCGTTCGGACTGGTACCGCAACGTCCTCGTCAACCCGGACGTGACAGTTCAGGTCGGCGGGCGCGTGCGGGCGATGACCGCGGCCCCGCTGCCGCCGGCGGAGGGTGGGGAGCTGATGGCTCGGTACGCCGCCCGGTATCCGCGGCTCGCGCCCAGGCTTGCCCGCTTCATGGGCTTCGAGGTGGACGGCAGCCAGGGTGACTACCGCGCGGTCGGCGAGCGCATTTCGTTCGTACGTTTCACTCCTCGGCACCTATCATCTCCGGGTGACCGAGGGACCTGA
- a CDS encoding phosphotransferase, whose protein sequence is MSLGGVGDVTAGQVAEAFELGTPTGELVLVQHTVSRTWRLTTSAGRFLVKELWPDGDPPWAGELNRTRDFEERVAAAGIRIPVPVPPPAKAYGWTSRVAGRGAYRVTEWIEHRKVTADDDLGEWLGLTLAALHSLELHPGNGGDLEPFYYVHPAGRWHEWAAQARRQGRPWAAEFDGRLDGYLRLTERVRTTYSGIGDHVLTHRDMVPFNVLMTPTGPVLADWDVIGPDSASLETGFAAVTFAFRDPHAVRHTLASYAAHGGVLVGGLGENLFAHKLGSELGRLADLVDAVVTGTPLTGWMTRYADPAAGVADAMAEVAAAEDRLRRLAADLGV, encoded by the coding sequence GTGAGCCTTGGCGGCGTCGGGGACGTGACCGCGGGGCAGGTGGCCGAGGCGTTCGAGCTGGGTACGCCGACCGGGGAGCTGGTTCTCGTCCAGCACACGGTGTCGCGGACGTGGCGGCTGACCACGAGCGCCGGCCGCTTTCTGGTGAAGGAACTCTGGCCGGACGGGGACCCGCCGTGGGCCGGCGAGCTCAACCGGACAAGGGACTTCGAGGAACGCGTCGCGGCCGCGGGTATCCGGATCCCGGTGCCGGTGCCACCGCCGGCCAAGGCGTACGGCTGGACGTCGCGGGTCGCCGGACGCGGTGCGTACCGTGTCACCGAATGGATCGAGCACCGCAAGGTCACCGCCGATGACGACCTCGGCGAATGGCTTGGACTCACGCTCGCGGCCCTGCACAGCCTCGAGCTCCACCCCGGTAACGGCGGCGACCTCGAGCCCTTCTACTACGTGCACCCGGCCGGTCGCTGGCACGAGTGGGCAGCACAGGCACGGCGGCAGGGCCGTCCCTGGGCAGCGGAGTTCGACGGCCGGCTGGACGGCTACCTACGTCTGACCGAACGCGTGCGGACGACCTACTCCGGCATCGGCGACCACGTGCTGACCCACCGGGACATGGTTCCGTTCAACGTCCTGATGACACCGACCGGGCCGGTACTCGCCGACTGGGACGTGATCGGCCCGGACAGCGCGAGCCTGGAGACCGGGTTCGCCGCCGTGACGTTCGCGTTCCGGGATCCCCACGCCGTCCGGCACACGCTCGCGTCCTACGCCGCGCACGGCGGCGTGCTCGTCGGCGGCCTCGGTGAGAACCTCTTCGCCCACAAGCTCGGCAGCGAACTCGGCCGGCTGGCGGACCTGGTCGACGCGGTTGTCACCGGCACTCCGCTGACCGGATGGATGACGCGGTACGCCGATCCGGCCGCGGGCGTCGCGGACGCGATGGCGGAGGTGGCGGCCGCGGAGGACCGGCTTCGGCGGCTGGCCGCGGACCTCGGCGTCTGA
- a CDS encoding PPOX class F420-dependent oxidoreductase yields the protein MPKPPVPADVEEILKRPNPAVMATVRPDGTPVSVATWYIWEDGRVLLNLDATRKRLEHLRADPRVSLTVLDGDSWYRHVSLQGTVTLEPDPELAVIDRLSRHYTGNQYPNRDHPRVTALMDVEQYHVWGF from the coding sequence GTGCCGAAGCCGCCCGTGCCCGCCGACGTCGAAGAGATCCTGAAGAGGCCCAACCCGGCCGTGATGGCCACGGTGCGCCCGGACGGTACGCCGGTGTCGGTGGCCACCTGGTACATCTGGGAAGACGGACGGGTCCTGCTCAACCTGGACGCGACCCGCAAGCGCCTCGAGCACCTGCGCGCCGACCCGCGGGTCTCGCTGACCGTCCTGGACGGCGACTCGTGGTACCGCCACGTGAGCCTGCAGGGCACGGTGACGCTGGAGCCGGACCCGGAGCTGGCCGTCATCGACCGGCTGTCCAGGCACTACACGGGCAACCAGTATCCCAACCGCGACCACCCTCGCGTGACCGCCTTGATGGACGTCGAGCAGTACCACGTCTGGGGCTTCTGA